The Ptychodera flava strain L36383 chromosome 3, AS_Pfla_20210202, whole genome shotgun sequence region ataggtttgtatgacaTAGAAAAACTAGCGAAACTgttgcaaatgattttattttttcaaaattcaccaACCTGAACCAAGTCTACATTCATTTCTTAAATCATATTCACCTAGAACGAACACAATATCACCTTGACATAGCCATACTGGTCGCTGTCGTATTACccgtttgagtgctgtaatttttcctaccaTAAATCtgtaattgtttgataattttggaccgagTGGACTTCACATTTCCTCGActatagttttttatcaaaattttggcaaaaatctgaaaaaattgaccggggtatattttataatgacaacaaaaattgactttggcgctcaaagggttaaaggttgTTTGTCAGTtaagaattttgaaatgttctATCAACTACCTAAATAACCAACAAGTCAATAACTCAGGATTCAATCTTGCTATAAATAGACGATTTTCTTTCATTGAAGGAACTGTCAAAACATCTGGAACACTTTCTACGCCAGTATCCCGGCAGTTTCAGATGATGTTTGTGACCTGCCGAGCAATCAATACTCTGAGTACATCCGACAGACCCAGCAAGCAATCCCCAAAGATAAGGTACGGTAACATGAATGTATGATAAACATAATGCTTtaagcgctgtaatttttcccgcaaaaaaattttgatgcaacattttcacgattaaatatgaatttttatgtattttttttcataattttggacgaaatggacatcacatttcattggctaccgattttcatcaaaattttagcaaaaattaggaatatatatagACTGGTGTACATAtgataaatatgacaaaatttgactttggcgctcaaaaggtttaaaaaatatacatgaattttcaatgaacctAGCAAACAGTCTTCCAAGTAAGGCGGTGAGACATGAATCTGTAACAAAAAGTTCCTCCGAATATGTTATTTGTGACATTGCCCGATAATTATGGCGATAAATAACCTCCATATGGTATTGTGACATGAAAGTAGCTACTGTTAGATTCATTCTATTCCTTATTGAAAATACTGGAGGGTCTTATTTATTAGTGCTCATCAGTTCGTGTAATGTCTGATAActtggtttttttgtttgtaatattgcaacgaTGTCACATTAAATGACAAAGTAAAAAAATGTGACCACCCCTATTTATGTAAGCCGTTTTGTCGCTTTCAAATTCGTTTTGATCTGAGAGATATTTAGCTTTACTTATCGCAGTAAACTATATACGGATTGTTGTCGCATTATTGTTTGGATATTTCTGTGATCACACATTGCCTGTGCAAGGTATCTTTTAAGGTGGCTggaaggctatttttgcaccaattcttttctcagagttaatgtcaagtttcaagtgttagaatcaagatatttagttcaaattttcaggaacTCCCTtacttaatactttctccaaagaatataaaaattgtatatttgcagccatgattatgaaatatgacaccagtaaatattaaaatttaatttttcatatttttttacatatttgaatttaatcataattggatagtacttaatactaccaaattagttataaatatgttgacactattaattgtaagatgtgtacggcaggatttgtaaataaaatttgtttttatgattttacatgggtttacatatcaaaaaattattaaaaaattctttcaaatttcaaaatgtgattttcaaaaagtactttcaatacaggaaaattgtgccatagtcatcttgtctgtaaccttgttaataggctgtaaaaattccatgtccatatctcatttcaaaggttggattaaattggcataaaattatgtaggaaaactgttattctgtcaaaaatgttgaaaacaagccatatttgcacccctcttttgaagtcacagagcagtcgttttggttaatctcacttttgacacctctttgacactcaaagaatctaaaaatgcatttacaatagcagtcacacattctgaatgcaagcactgccttgtcaaactttcctgaaaaacagcaaaaaatgactttcccttttcaaacattttttaaaagctaggggacctctaccatagttaatacactaaggactccccaacttcctcttatttggtcagtttttcagaagtttcaacaggctataactctgcaatgcctttgaccccaaatgtctagtttttttttattccacagagaatgttgactacttttatattttaatagtttccctcgaggacagatattcggactctcaaactttcacaattttattttggcataccacttatggggactcattttgaagcttatggagtaaatagtGTTCACCtatttagttttgtgaaaattgggaatTTATGCTACCCATGGAGTTAacggtaaattttaggtaatctgcttctccagtaccaaactttgcaccgtgacccctgatttttattcgcgattttgagaaagaatggttgaaagttttattgaggaaacTCAAGCGTCGACCAACTCTAATTCGCATGATATATCTTCACACAATGTTCATGTATTTGTATGGTAAATTTCAAGTCACATGAGTAGAataatttttgtctttcactGAAGACCATTTCGACTATTGCTGGCTTCGAAGAATGTGATAATCTTACTAGGGTATTGGTGTTTCAATTCATCATCCTGGACTTTTCATAAGACTTTCAAGTGGGTACAAAGGGACATGGTTCATATAAACCTCCCTTAACATTATTTTTGGATTATTTCCTATATTTGTGATATGCCATATAAATGTCGCGCGCTTCCTGTTGATATTGCGAATGTACTACAACGGTCTTTttagttgtttttgttttgttttgtttttcaacttAGACGCTGCTGTGGTCAGGTCGAGATGTTCTCGGAACGATGATAAAGAATTATACAGAGAGCTGTCACGTGATCAACCTTGAGTATACTTTTACCGGCTGTCTATTGGATGATTTGAAGTGGTGCAATCAGGCCGGAGAGTTGGAAAAGTGCGACGACTGCAAAGTCTTCAGCAAGTCTTCCGTTGGCGCCTTTTGGAATCAAGCCTCCTTGGAGGTAACGTCTGCGCATGCTCCTCGTTGTTGAGACAAGATCTCCCGCATATCTGCATATGGGACATTTGCAAGTTAGCCTTTTCAATATGCATGTCAATATTCAAGGCAGGATCACATTCAAGTGACTGGCGTTCAGCCAAATGAACTCATCgcttagtctggttccctgccccctttctacGAAAAGGTGAGtgtagcgcagccagcggtagaaagggggcagggaaccagactactcATCGCCCTCTTGACAGCGCCCTCACCAAACATGTCAGAGACAGCGTTGTTAAATCCTTGGGTAGAAAATGCCTCAAGGACGATCTATCACAgtcttacaattcttttctggcaCTGAGCTTGTACTGACTTGGTATGAAAGCTATAGAGAAAATAACTTTCATCTTCTATTATTTTTTTGGCATTGAATACGAACTTTTTTCGTTTATCATTTTCTGGTATACTTGCATGATAATATTAAGTGGCCAAGAGCGATGACTAAATCTTCGAGTATATTTATGAAAGATGGTTGTTTATAGTTTCGTCAAGTTCCACCTTCCAGGCTCTTCTGCTTCGCTATTAAAATTATGGTAAAGTGCGCCGCAAGCGGTGGGGAGTGAAGAACTTACTGGCCGGCCAGACACTTAAAAACGAGAGCGAGGACCACCAGTGGCGCACTTTAACACTATGTCAGCGAAGCGACAAGGTCTGGAAAGCGAGAATGGGCTTCATTGAGCCAAGTGTGAATATCTAAATCGATCATTGGCAGATAGCGAACTGCTCTAATTTTGCTACTATTTCAATTCAAACCCCCGACCACTCATCGAGTTATACGATAACGAAATGCGACAAACCTCCCTAGGGAAAAATGATGGAGAATTTTCAGGCCCCCACCAGGATATTACACGGTGTAACTTTGTGATAATAATTGTGACATCATCAATTGTAACTTTAATGCTGATTActgttttttcttcagtttgcTGGGGAAGCCAGTGGATTAGTTTCAATATTGTTAAGTGGGAAAAGAAAAGGCGGCGCTTTTATCGAAACAAGGTACgatcaacacacacacacacacacacacacacacacaaacagaaACACACATATATGTGGATTATTCTGTCTCAGTGGCATAGATACAattgtttttgcaaattttagatGTTCAAGCCACAAACTAAATATTTAGATTGGTCGCCATTTTAGTGTATCACGTGAGCAAAGGATATgtttatattgtaaaaatacaaatggaGTCGAtgttattgaaaatgaaatcaattttgtatttatatatgtCCACAGTATAATGATATAAAGTCTCAATATATTTTTTAGTCATCTGTAAATTATCCATATGAAGAAAAGCTTAGTCGTGTATTATCCtcagaaaatattcataaaatcagaaattttgccatttatttACGTAAAGCCTTTCACAGACGAGAGAAATGTGTCCCCATACTGTCTTAACTTAATAACTTTTGTAACCTTTTTCTAAGTGAAACACATGTATATAATTGTACAATTACTTTATTTGCTGgctttgttatattttttcaCTGACCATCTCctgttgtgtaatttgtttaaTTGAAATGTACCACGGGCTGAGGCCTTGTACTGAAATAAAGCGAACTGAACTGAACGGATTGATCTGTTTaagagaaatattttcactaAACGTAAAACTATCCATATATGTCTGACGATATTGTCACTGCATTTGAATTTTCAGTATCCTGGCGACCGTTGAACTACCGACTTTGCGAACTTCACATGTTACAAAAGTTCAAATACTTCTGCTCGACAAAACTGAAACGTGAGTATAaagtcgtcgtcgtcatcatcatcatcatcatcatcatcatcatcatcatcatcgctgtcatcatcatcatcgtcaacgtcatcatcaccgtcatcatcatcatcatcatcatcatcatcatcatcattatcatcatcatcatcatcatcatcatcaccgtcatcaccgtcatcatcccacatcatcacatcatcatcatcatcatcatcatcatcatcatcatcattagcGTCTTCATCTCGATGGAAAGACTTCTAATCAAATTACACATGCTCCTGTTAGGTGTAAGGTCTTTGTTATCCCGCTTTTATTTCACCTCAGTGTGTAACCGACCTGTAAATACACAACTCCTAAACGCCACCCTGTATCATGTGGGTTATTATTAATTCACGTTTGCAGTAAAGGaaatctcatttgcatttttttagtTTGCCTTTCTTTTGATTCTTAGAGCCATATCCGCAGTGCATTCTGGGAGCGGAAAAATTGTATAGTCTGGGAATTAGTGCTGCGCAGATGTAAGTCATGATCTTTCTGTAATCAACCATTTATTTCGTTTCAGAGAGCAATGCGGGAAAGGAACCGTCAAAACCTTACAAGAAAAACTCAAAGAGTATGGTTTCGAAGAAAACTGTGAAGATAATGTGAAGTGAGTTTTTCATTCACGTAATACTTCATgaccatttttttttctgaaaccgcCAACTTTTGATGTTACCGTCCTATTAACTCTCGATTTTTGTGGCTTTTGGTTGAACGCGCCCTCGGCGACAGATTCTTGAACTCACTCATGTttgcaatacttttctgatctaccatttgtgtgagctcatttgaagctcttgggataaatgcatttttcagagttttattttttggataattgaaaatttagatttattttctcatagagctaacacagggaaTGACGTTCAGTTTGAATGTTAAATATAGATAAACAGCGAAATGTTGGGTACTTTGTTCCTCTGGTACACAAATTTGCATGGGAAGTCCTggttttttattcatgattttgaaagataaaggttgaaaattttctgGGAGGAaaacttgaccaaaaatttaattCTTCATAACCTTAAAACGAATGGTTACGTGTCTACGTGTAACATCCTATTGTGAACAACTTTCAACTCTACTTTAATTACAGCGAAATCTACGGAAGACTGTGCGAAGAGAGGCGAAGAGAGGGCGACA contains the following coding sequences:
- the LOC139129953 gene encoding ADP-ribosyl cyclase/cyclic ADP-ribose hydrolase 2-like isoform X2, which codes for MAGLRGAVLAIAVGTSLFCSWTLGAAVVAEDSGLNMLKCTITSRCQLFDNKTQEKWNCQNIWNTFYASIPAVSDDVCDLPSNQYSEYIRQTQQAIPKDKTLLWSGRDVLGTMIKNYTESCHVINLEYTFTGCLLDDLKWCNQAGELEKCDDCKVFSKSSVGAFWNQASLEFAGEASGLVSILLSGKRKGGAFIETSILATVELPTLRTSHVTKVQILLLDKTETEQCGKGTVKTLQEKLKEYGFEENCEDNVNEIYGRLCEERRREGDIPGFYHCSSANLERATFFGTFLVMLYTYINNFCNQKI
- the LOC139129953 gene encoding ADP-ribosyl cyclase/cyclic ADP-ribose hydrolase 2-like isoform X3, which translates into the protein MAGLRGAVLAIAVGTSLFCSWTLGAAVVEDSGLNMLKCTITSRCQLFDNKTQEKWNCQNIWNTFYASIPAVSDDVCDLPSNQYSEYIRQTQQAIPKDKTLLWSGRDVLGTMIKNYTESCHVINLEYTFTGCLLDDLKWCNQAGELEKCDDCKVFSKSSVGAFWNQASLEFAGEASGLVSILLSGKRKGGAFIETSILATVELPTLRTSHVTKVQILLLDKTETEQCGKGTVKTLQEKLKEYGFEENCEDNVNEIYGRLCEERRREGDIPGFYHCSSANLERATFFGTFLVMLYTYINNFCNQKI
- the LOC139129953 gene encoding ADP-ribosyl cyclase/cyclic ADP-ribose hydrolase 2-like isoform X1 → MISLYCFREPLSPLFSQTLIDMAGLRGAVLAIAVGTSLFCSWTLGAAVVAEDSGLNMLKCTITSRCQLFDNKTQEKWNCQNIWNTFYASIPAVSDDVCDLPSNQYSEYIRQTQQAIPKDKTLLWSGRDVLGTMIKNYTESCHVINLEYTFTGCLLDDLKWCNQAGELEKCDDCKVFSKSSVGAFWNQASLEFAGEASGLVSILLSGKRKGGAFIETSILATVELPTLRTSHVTKVQILLLDKTETEQCGKGTVKTLQEKLKEYGFEENCEDNVNEIYGRLCEERRREGDIPGFYHCSSANLERATFFGTFLVMLYTYINNFCNQKI